One genomic window of Cricetulus griseus strain 17A/GY chromosome 3, alternate assembly CriGri-PICRH-1.0, whole genome shotgun sequence includes the following:
- the Cdk20 gene encoding cyclin-dependent kinase 20 isoform X2, producing the protein MDQYCILGRIGEGAHGIVFKAKHVEVVQLKAVFPHGAGFVLAFEFMLSDLAEVVRHTQRPLAPAQVKSYLQMLLKGVAFCHANNIVHRDLKPANLLISASGQLKIADFGLARVFSPDGGRLYTHQVATRWYRAPELLYGARQYDQGVDLWAVGCIMGELLNGSPLFPGENDIEQLCCVLRILGTPSPRVWPEITELPDYNKISFKEQAPVPLEEVLPDASHQALDLLGKFLLYPPHQRIAASQALLHQYFFTAPLPAHPSELPIPQRPGGPTPKAHPGPPHVHDFHVDRPLEESVLNPELIRPFIPEG; encoded by the exons ATGGACCAGTACTGCATCCTCGGTCGCATCGGGGAGGGTGCCCACGGCATCGTCTTTAAAGCCAAGCACGTAGAG GTGGTACAGCTGAAGGCCGTGTTCCCACATGGAGCAGGATTTGTGCTGGCCTTCGAGTTCATGCTGTCAGACCTGGCAGAGGTGGTGCGCCACACCCAGCGGCCACTGGCACCGGCACAGGTCAAGAGCTATCTGCAGATGCTGCTCAAAGGTGTTGCGTTTTGCCACGCCAACAACATTGTGCATCGG GACCTGAAGCCTGCCAACCTGCTCATCAGTGCCTCAGGCCAGCTCAAGATAGCTGACTTTGGCCTGGCCCGGGTCTTCTCTCCAGATGGTGGTCGCCTCTACACACATCAGGTGGCTACCAG GTGGTACCGAGCCCCTGAGCTCCTGTATGGTGCTCGGCAGTATGACCAGGGCGTCGACCTATG GGCTGTGGGCTGCATAATGGGAGAGCTGTTGAATGGGTCCCCCCTGTTCCCGGGAGAAAATGACATCGAGCAACTTTGCTGTGTGCTTCGCATCCTGGGCACCCCCAGTCCTCGAGTCTGGCCG GAGATCACAGAGCTGCCTGACTACAACAAGATCTCCTTCAAGGAGCAGGCACCGGTGCCCCTGGAGGAGGTGCTGCCTGATGCCTCCCACCAGGCCTTGGACCTGCTAGGCAAGttcctcctctaccccccacACCAGCGTATCGCAGCGTCCCAG GCCCTTCTGCATCAGTACTTTTTCACAGCTCCTCTGCCTGCCCATCCATCTGAGCTGCCAATTCCTCAGCGCCCAGGAGGACCCACACCCAAGGCTCACCCAGGCCCTCCCCATGTCCATGACTTCCATGTGGACCGGCCCCTTGAGGAGTCAGTGCTGAACCCAGAGCTGATTAGGCCCTTCATCCCAGAGGGGTGA
- the Cdk20 gene encoding cyclin-dependent kinase 20 isoform X1: MDQYCILGRIGEGAHGIVFKAKHVETGEIVALKKVALRRLEDGIPNQALREIKALQEIEDSQYVVQLKAVFPHGAGFVLAFEFMLSDLAEVVRHTQRPLAPAQVKSYLQMLLKGVAFCHANNIVHRDLKPANLLISASGQLKIADFGLARVFSPDGGRLYTHQVATRWYRAPELLYGARQYDQGVDLWAVGCIMGELLNGSPLFPGENDIEQLCCVLRILGTPSPRVWPEITELPDYNKISFKEQAPVPLEEVLPDASHQALDLLGKFLLYPPHQRIAASQALLHQYFFTAPLPAHPSELPIPQRPGGPTPKAHPGPPHVHDFHVDRPLEESVLNPELIRPFIPEG; encoded by the exons ATGGACCAGTACTGCATCCTCGGTCGCATCGGGGAGGGTGCCCACGGCATCGTCTTTAAAGCCAAGCACGTAGAG ACTGGAGAGATCGTTGCCCTCAAGAAGGTGGCCCTGCGACGGCTGGAGGATGGCATTCCTAACCAGGCTCTAAGGGAAATCAAGGCTCTGCAGGAGATCGAGGACAGTCAGTAT GTGGTACAGCTGAAGGCCGTGTTCCCACATGGAGCAGGATTTGTGCTGGCCTTCGAGTTCATGCTGTCAGACCTGGCAGAGGTGGTGCGCCACACCCAGCGGCCACTGGCACCGGCACAGGTCAAGAGCTATCTGCAGATGCTGCTCAAAGGTGTTGCGTTTTGCCACGCCAACAACATTGTGCATCGG GACCTGAAGCCTGCCAACCTGCTCATCAGTGCCTCAGGCCAGCTCAAGATAGCTGACTTTGGCCTGGCCCGGGTCTTCTCTCCAGATGGTGGTCGCCTCTACACACATCAGGTGGCTACCAG GTGGTACCGAGCCCCTGAGCTCCTGTATGGTGCTCGGCAGTATGACCAGGGCGTCGACCTATG GGCTGTGGGCTGCATAATGGGAGAGCTGTTGAATGGGTCCCCCCTGTTCCCGGGAGAAAATGACATCGAGCAACTTTGCTGTGTGCTTCGCATCCTGGGCACCCCCAGTCCTCGAGTCTGGCCG GAGATCACAGAGCTGCCTGACTACAACAAGATCTCCTTCAAGGAGCAGGCACCGGTGCCCCTGGAGGAGGTGCTGCCTGATGCCTCCCACCAGGCCTTGGACCTGCTAGGCAAGttcctcctctaccccccacACCAGCGTATCGCAGCGTCCCAG GCCCTTCTGCATCAGTACTTTTTCACAGCTCCTCTGCCTGCCCATCCATCTGAGCTGCCAATTCCTCAGCGCCCAGGAGGACCCACACCCAAGGCTCACCCAGGCCCTCCCCATGTCCATGACTTCCATGTGGACCGGCCCCTTGAGGAGTCAGTGCTGAACCCAGAGCTGATTAGGCCCTTCATCCCAGAGGGGTGA